Proteins from a single region of Aquirhabdus parva:
- a CDS encoding M12 family metallo-peptidase, whose product MTKIKFLLTAFACCFATGVYAAPLFSPAFPSNADALLIPSQKAQLAKVLGDPGVKSYQFVKMNLKTLDQASVDINPTQADVLPATNYMTVKRSQTNYSWFAKTSEGSTILSVNGDAVEGIIHQGPNVYRVQSLGKDLQVITEIDQSKFPERYDRPDTVQPDKALNQKLVSSPSTSLDVLPASSKDTKPATAQDSVPIVDATLVYTPEVEARYTDKAALMAHLQLMIDDANQHYANSVINAQMRLVDVIRVDYVGTTDLGQSLNDLRGTTDGSLDDIHARVSKTGTDITVLITSKVGSNLCGIAYVGVKNTAYAFGVVDDGCSISNHTFAHETGHIYGAGHDIANNSAAGVAHGLLVPGNWRTVMAYACTSGVCPKIPYYSNPDITHSATIDGVKKDIPIGTVAQENNAKILNDNAATLAGLRAHKNWNCFNTPNINQPYFLIQGTTLCPLDTMTSPNGQYKLTVQENGNLVIKNSSNVQIWTSNTTPIDPLVPKTEIRAVLEPTGNFAIYDRSDATKWAAGTSVTTPLLLLQDDGNLAVYSVLVPFSAGFSDPSAGTSATGPYVIAPGQTLTSGQSGTSGNGKFKITMQAGGNLVVTRVSNSAVIFSSGTSGAGNRAVMQQDGNFVVYSPKNVPLWNTKTAGKKGAYALLQDDGNFVVYSLTPKWSWKTGTIN is encoded by the coding sequence ATGACAAAGATCAAATTTTTACTTACCGCATTTGCTTGTTGTTTTGCAACAGGGGTGTATGCGGCACCATTATTTTCCCCCGCCTTTCCAAGTAATGCGGATGCATTACTGATACCCAGTCAAAAAGCACAGTTGGCGAAGGTTCTAGGTGATCCTGGGGTTAAGAGTTATCAGTTCGTTAAAATGAATCTCAAAACATTAGACCAAGCAAGTGTGGACATCAATCCAACCCAAGCTGATGTCTTGCCTGCAACCAACTACATGACAGTCAAACGCTCACAAACAAACTATTCATGGTTTGCAAAGACAAGTGAGGGCAGTACGATACTCAGTGTAAATGGCGATGCTGTCGAGGGCATTATTCATCAAGGCCCTAACGTCTATCGTGTTCAATCACTCGGCAAAGATTTACAGGTCATTACGGAGATTGATCAATCGAAATTTCCTGAACGCTATGATCGACCTGATACCGTTCAACCTGATAAAGCACTCAATCAAAAATTAGTGTCCTCTCCCAGTACCTCATTAGATGTTTTGCCAGCAAGTTCAAAAGACACCAAGCCTGCTACTGCGCAAGATTCCGTGCCGATAGTAGATGCAACACTCGTTTATACTCCAGAAGTTGAAGCGCGTTACACTGATAAAGCTGCGTTGATGGCACATCTACAACTAATGATCGACGATGCCAATCAGCATTATGCTAACAGTGTTATTAATGCACAAATGCGTTTAGTGGATGTCATTCGTGTTGATTATGTTGGCACAACGGATCTGGGGCAAAGTTTAAATGATCTCAGAGGCACCACAGATGGTAGCTTAGATGATATTCATGCAAGAGTCAGTAAAACAGGGACGGATATCACGGTTTTGATCACCAGTAAAGTGGGATCAAATCTTTGTGGTATTGCGTATGTGGGTGTTAAAAATACTGCGTATGCATTTGGTGTTGTTGATGATGGTTGTTCTATATCCAATCATACATTTGCTCACGAAACAGGACACATCTATGGCGCAGGACATGATATCGCAAACAATTCTGCTGCAGGGGTTGCGCATGGCTTATTAGTCCCTGGTAACTGGCGTACTGTGATGGCTTATGCATGTACTTCAGGTGTCTGTCCAAAAATCCCTTACTATTCAAATCCAGATATTACGCACTCTGCTACCATTGATGGTGTCAAAAAGGATATTCCGATTGGAACTGTCGCTCAGGAAAATAACGCAAAAATTCTGAATGACAATGCGGCGACTTTAGCGGGTTTGCGTGCGCATAAGAATTGGAACTGTTTTAATACGCCAAATATCAATCAGCCTTACTTCTTGATCCAAGGCACGACCTTATGTCCATTGGATACGATGACCTCACCGAATGGTCAATATAAACTGACGGTCCAAGAGAACGGCAACTTAGTGATCAAGAATAGTTCGAATGTCCAAATTTGGACCTCGAATACCACGCCGATTGATCCACTGGTTCCAAAAACAGAAATACGTGCAGTACTTGAGCCGACAGGAAATTTTGCAATTTATGATCGTTCCGATGCTACCAAATGGGCAGCTGGAACATCAGTAACCACACCATTGTTATTGCTCCAAGACGATGGCAATCTAGCGGTTTACTCCGTACTCGTACCATTTAGTGCAGGCTTCTCAGACCCATCTGCAGGCACCAGTGCCACAGGTCCTTACGTGATCGCTCCGGGTCAAACATTGACATCAGGTCAAAGTGGAACTTCAGGAAATGGTAAATTCAAGATTACCATGCAAGCAGGTGGGAATCTTGTTGTTACTCGTGTATCCAACTCGGCGGTAATCTTCAGTAGTGGTACATCAGGTGCAGGGAATCGTGCAGTGATGCAGCAGGATGGGAATTTTGTAGTTTACTCACCGAAAAATGTGCCGCTATGGAATACGAAAACTGCTGGCAAAAAAGGAGCGTACGCGCTGCTTCAAGATGATGGTAACTTTGTCGTTTACTCTTTAACTCCTAAATGGAGTTGGAAAACTGGGACAATTAATTAA
- the metK gene encoding methionine adenosyltransferase produces MREYSVFTSESVSEGHPDKMADQISDAILDAILAQDKHARVACETLVKTGVVVLAGEVTTTANVDFEKIARDTVNSIGYNHSDLGFDGSTCAVLNILGKQSPDIAQGVDRQKPEDQGAGDQGLMFGYASNETDSLMPAPICFAHRLVEKQAELRKNGTLPWLRPDAKSQVTFHYENGVPKYVDAIVLSTQHDPSISQTALKEAVMEEIVKSIFPSEMLHAKTQYHINPTGIFVIGGPVGDCGLTGRKIIVDTYGGMSRHGGGAFSGKDPSKVDRSAAYAGRYVAKNIVAAGLADKCEIQVSYAIGVAEPTSISINTFGTGKVSDEIIIALVREHFDLRPYGISRMLDLLHPIYQETASYGHFGRQANGLHFSWERTDKAADLKAAL; encoded by the coding sequence ATGCGTGAATACTCTGTTTTTACTTCTGAATCGGTCAGTGAAGGCCACCCTGATAAAATGGCTGACCAAATCAGCGATGCTATCCTTGATGCAATTTTAGCCCAAGATAAACATGCACGTGTGGCCTGTGAAACATTGGTAAAAACCGGTGTTGTCGTTTTAGCTGGGGAAGTCACAACTACCGCCAACGTCGATTTTGAAAAAATTGCACGTGATACCGTAAATAGTATCGGCTACAACCATTCAGACTTAGGTTTTGATGGTTCGACATGTGCCGTCCTAAACATTTTAGGCAAACAGTCACCAGATATTGCACAAGGCGTTGATCGTCAAAAACCGGAAGACCAAGGTGCAGGTGACCAAGGACTCATGTTTGGCTATGCATCTAACGAAACAGACTCTCTGATGCCAGCTCCGATTTGCTTCGCACACCGTCTTGTCGAGAAACAAGCCGAACTGCGTAAAAATGGAACCTTGCCTTGGTTAAGACCCGATGCAAAAAGCCAGGTGACCTTTCACTATGAAAATGGTGTGCCTAAATACGTTGATGCGATTGTACTCTCGACACAGCATGATCCTTCAATTTCTCAAACGGCATTAAAAGAGGCCGTTATGGAAGAGATCGTTAAATCAATCTTCCCTAGCGAAATGCTTCATGCCAAAACCCAATACCACATTAATCCGACAGGCATTTTTGTGATCGGTGGTCCTGTAGGCGATTGCGGACTAACAGGTCGTAAAATTATCGTAGATACTTATGGCGGTATGTCGCGTCATGGCGGCGGCGCATTCTCTGGTAAAGACCCATCTAAAGTAGACCGCTCTGCAGCTTACGCTGGCCGTTATGTTGCGAAGAATATCGTTGCGGCAGGACTTGCTGATAAATGCGAAATCCAAGTCAGCTATGCTATTGGTGTTGCAGAACCCACCTCCATTTCAATCAATACTTTTGGAACTGGAAAGGTCAGTGATGAGATCATCATCGCGCTAGTCCGTGAACACTTCGATCTGCGTCCATACGGTATCAGCCGTATGCTTGATTTGCTTCACCCCATTTATCAAGAAACAGCGAGCTATGGTCACTTTGGTCGTCAGGCTAATGGTTTGCACTTCAGTTGGGAACGTACTGATAAAGCTGCGGATCTGAAAGCAGCACTGTAA
- the tkt gene encoding transketolase — MNQSTHSHSQPVFNPPLNQRPLANAIRALAMDAVQKANSGHPGAPMGMADIAEVLWRQILRHNPSNPDWVNRDRFVLSNGHGSMLQYALLHLTGYDVSIEDIKQFRQLHSKTPGHPEYGYTVGVETTTGPLGQGIANAVGFAVAEKTLAAQFNRDGLAVVDHFTYCFLGDGCLMEGISHEVCSLAGTLQLGKLIAFYDDNGISIDGEVEGWFSDDTQKRFESYGWHVIKVDGHDAHAIREATLAAQAESAKPSLIICKTIIGLGSPNKQGKEESHGAPLGAAEILLAREELGWTDDAFVISDEIYEAWDGKAKGAALEQHWDSVFDIYQSRYPELAAELKRRLSGTLPADFEEKANAFIADCNEKAETIASRKASLNTLSALGPILPELLGGSADLAGSNFTIWKGCEGIQDNPAGNYIHYGVREFGMTAMANGIALHGGFIPYVATFLIFMEYARNAVRMSALMKQRVIHVYTHDSIGLGEDGPTHQPIEQIASLRGTPNLHLWRPADTVESAVAWKLALQRQDGPTALIFSRQNLPFQTRSVAQLADVAKGGYVLAAEKGVLKAIIIATGSEIALAMEAHAQLDGVRVVSMPSCEVFIEQSAEYRESVLPSAVRARVAVEAAHVDYWWKFVGLDGRVIGMRSFGESAPAGKLYEHFGITTQAVVDAVNELVG; from the coding sequence ATGAATCAATCAACCCACTCTCATAGTCAGCCAGTTTTTAACCCACCTTTGAATCAGCGCCCTCTTGCAAATGCTATTCGTGCACTTGCTATGGATGCCGTTCAAAAGGCTAATTCAGGTCATCCTGGTGCGCCCATGGGCATGGCAGATATTGCTGAGGTGCTTTGGCGTCAGATTTTACGTCATAACCCCAGTAACCCAGATTGGGTGAACCGTGATCGTTTTGTGTTATCCAATGGTCATGGCTCCATGCTGCAATATGCACTGCTACATTTGACAGGCTATGATGTGTCCATTGAGGACATCAAACAATTTCGTCAACTACATAGCAAGACGCCAGGTCACCCTGAGTATGGTTATACCGTTGGGGTTGAAACAACGACAGGCCCATTGGGTCAAGGTATTGCAAATGCCGTAGGTTTTGCTGTAGCAGAGAAAACCTTAGCAGCACAATTTAATCGTGATGGTTTAGCTGTTGTTGATCACTTCACTTATTGCTTCTTAGGCGATGGCTGTTTGATGGAAGGCATCTCACATGAAGTATGTTCCCTGGCAGGCACATTGCAATTAGGCAAGCTGATCGCATTCTACGACGATAATGGCATTTCTATTGATGGCGAAGTTGAAGGCTGGTTCAGTGATGATACACAAAAGCGTTTTGAGTCATATGGCTGGCATGTCATCAAGGTTGATGGTCACGATGCACATGCAATTCGTGAAGCAACACTTGCTGCTCAAGCAGAAAGCGCTAAACCATCATTGATCATTTGTAAAACGATCATTGGCCTAGGCTCACCCAATAAACAAGGTAAAGAAGAGTCTCATGGTGCACCTTTGGGTGCTGCTGAAATTTTACTGGCCCGTGAAGAACTCGGTTGGACCGATGATGCTTTTGTGATCAGCGATGAAATCTATGAAGCATGGGATGGCAAGGCCAAAGGTGCTGCACTTGAGCAGCATTGGGATTCTGTGTTTGATATTTATCAATCACGTTATCCAGAACTGGCAGCAGAATTAAAACGCCGCTTGAGTGGTACTTTACCCGCTGATTTTGAAGAAAAAGCAAATGCCTTTATCGCAGACTGCAATGAAAAAGCAGAGACCATCGCAAGCCGTAAGGCAAGTTTAAATACACTCAGTGCTTTGGGTCCAATTTTGCCGGAGTTATTGGGTGGTTCTGCAGATTTGGCAGGTTCAAACTTTACGATCTGGAAAGGCTGCGAAGGTATTCAGGATAATCCCGCGGGAAATTACATCCATTACGGTGTCCGCGAGTTTGGTATGACAGCCATGGCTAACGGCATTGCACTGCATGGTGGGTTTATTCCCTATGTCGCAACTTTCCTGATTTTTATGGAATATGCACGCAATGCGGTCCGCATGTCGGCACTGATGAAACAACGCGTCATTCATGTTTATACGCATGATTCGATAGGCTTGGGTGAGGATGGTCCAACCCATCAACCTATTGAACAAATTGCATCTTTGCGTGGTACACCAAATCTGCATCTCTGGCGTCCTGCAGATACTGTTGAATCAGCAGTTGCTTGGAAACTTGCACTCCAGCGTCAAGATGGTCCAACTGCACTGATTTTCTCACGTCAAAACCTCCCTTTTCAAACTCGATCAGTGGCCCAATTGGCGGATGTCGCTAAAGGTGGTTATGTGCTTGCTGCAGAGAAAGGGGTACTTAAAGCGATCATCATTGCAACGGGTTCTGAGATTGCTTTGGCGATGGAGGCTCATGCTCAGCTTGACGGCGTACGCGTCGTATCCATGCCGTCATGTGAAGTCTTCATTGAGCAATCTGCAGAATACCGCGAGTCGGTATTACCAAGTGCTGTTCGTGCTCGTGTTGCTGTTGAAGCTGCGCATGTGGATTACTGGTGGAAGTTTGTAGGGTTAGATGGTCGTGTAATTGGTATGCGCTCATTCGGTGAGTCTGCACCCGCAGGAAAACTATACGAACATTTTGGCATCACAACTCAGGCCGTTGTTGATGCTGTTAATGAGTTGGTGGGCTAA
- a CDS encoding type I glyceraldehyde-3-phosphate dehydrogenase — MRVAINGFGRIGRNVLRAWFENNCIPDIEIVAINDIASFDILAHLLRFDSAHGRFQGTVGLEGSELIVASSQQIRRIQLLQQADPSLLPWADLEIDLVLECSGHFRSRIDASRHLSAGAKRVIISAAPFDTVDAAIVFGVNETLLKPSDKVISSVSCTTQALVPLVKILDDAFGIESALMTEIHAMTADQSVLDHAHRDPRRARASAQNIIPTTSSALGALKRVLPHMEHRIEGYSIRVPTLNVAAIDLSFVMERPATIEQINQTLIDAAQGHYRHIMDVTDQPLVSSDFNHQSFSLVVDSLQTMVAGRQAKVLAWYDNEWGYANRLLDLCGVMG; from the coding sequence TTGCGCGTCGCAATTAATGGCTTTGGTCGGATCGGTCGCAATGTCTTGCGGGCATGGTTTGAAAACAATTGCATTCCTGATATTGAAATCGTTGCCATCAATGATATTGCCTCATTTGATATCTTGGCGCATCTCTTGCGTTTTGACAGTGCGCATGGACGGTTTCAAGGCACTGTTGGGCTAGAAGGCTCGGAATTGATTGTAGCAAGTTCACAGCAAATTCGGCGAATTCAACTATTACAGCAAGCCGATCCTTCATTGTTACCTTGGGCTGATTTGGAAATCGATTTAGTTCTAGAGTGCAGTGGTCACTTTCGGTCCCGAATTGATGCATCAAGGCATTTATCTGCCGGTGCTAAGCGCGTGATTATCAGTGCGGCACCTTTTGATACGGTAGATGCTGCCATTGTATTTGGGGTGAATGAGACGCTGCTAAAACCGTCAGATAAAGTGATTTCGAGTGTATCGTGCACGACACAGGCTCTCGTTCCCTTGGTCAAGATATTGGATGATGCCTTTGGTATAGAGTCCGCATTGATGACTGAAATTCATGCTATGACGGCGGATCAATCGGTACTCGATCATGCGCATCGTGATCCCCGTCGTGCGCGCGCGTCTGCTCAAAATATCATTCCCACGACATCCAGTGCACTCGGGGCTTTAAAGCGTGTCTTACCGCATATGGAGCACCGTATCGAAGGCTATTCCATTCGGGTACCGACATTAAATGTCGCTGCGATTGATCTTTCTTTTGTGATGGAGCGTCCAGCGACGATTGAGCAAATCAATCAGACTTTAATCGACGCGGCGCAAGGTCATTATCGACATATTATGGATGTGACCGACCAGCCTTTGGTTTCGAGTGACTTTAACCATCAGTCGTTTTCGCTGGTGGTGGATAGTTTGCAGACGATGGTTGCAGGGCGACAAGCCAAAGTATTGGCTTGGTATGATAATGAGTGGGGTTATGCAAATCGGTTATTGGATTTATGTGGGGTGATGGGATAA
- a CDS encoding PaaI family thioesterase, whose translation MEENRPNNRAAHINQLILEGIPASNASGFRVDQVDLPTVTCILPFHAKQIRPGNTISGPTMMMLADAAMYALILALDDTQRMSVTQDLHIHFLARPAAAQDLQAIVTLVKQGRRSVVMRVDIYSVASESEKKLVAFATGTYALVI comes from the coding sequence ATGGAAGAAAACCGACCCAATAACCGGGCTGCTCATATTAATCAACTGATTTTAGAAGGAATACCTGCATCGAACGCCAGTGGCTTTCGCGTGGATCAAGTGGATTTACCAACAGTAACCTGTATCTTGCCTTTTCACGCAAAGCAGATCCGTCCCGGTAATACAATATCTGGTCCAACGATGATGATGCTTGCCGATGCAGCAATGTATGCATTAATTTTGGCTTTAGATGATACGCAGCGCATGTCTGTAACGCAGGATTTGCATATTCACTTCTTGGCGCGCCCTGCAGCAGCGCAGGATTTACAAGCGATTGTGACATTGGTTAAACAAGGTCGACGCAGTGTCGTAATGCGGGTAGATATTTATAGTGTGGCCAGTGAGAGTGAGAAGAAGTTAGTTGCATTTGCAACGGGGACTTATGCGTTGGTGATTTAA
- a CDS encoding organic hydroperoxide resistance protein — protein sequence MSLDKTLYTAVATATGGRDGTVRSNDGVIDFKLTIPEEMGGNGAVGTNPEQLFAAGYSACFIGALKVVAGREKVKLPQDVSIEGHVGIGPVGQAFSIEATLNISIPGVERAIAEDLVAKAHQVCPYSNATRGNIDVTLNVV from the coding sequence ATGTCTCTAGATAAAACGCTCTATACTGCCGTCGCAACCGCTACTGGTGGTCGTGATGGAACCGTACGCTCAAATGATGGTGTGATTGATTTTAAGTTGACCATTCCAGAAGAAATGGGAGGCAATGGTGCTGTAGGTACCAATCCCGAGCAGCTCTTTGCTGCAGGGTATTCCGCGTGCTTTATTGGCGCTTTGAAAGTGGTCGCAGGGCGCGAAAAAGTAAAGCTACCGCAAGACGTTTCCATAGAGGGTCATGTGGGTATTGGTCCAGTTGGGCAAGCCTTTAGCATAGAGGCGACACTTAATATTTCGATTCCCGGTGTGGAGCGCGCTATTGCAGAAGACTTAGTGGCAAAGGCTCATCAAGTTTGTCCTTATTCCAATGCCACACGTGGCAATATTGATGTCACACTTAATGTCGTCTAA
- a CDS encoding cation:proton antiporter produces MKKLYLAFYILLSGLLVPSISYAAADAHGELGGILFSLFCLVFSAQVLGWLASRLGQPRVIGQVLAGVLVGPSLLGFVHVNLTLQALAEFGAIFLMFAVGLENRLRDLLAVGKEAVIVAILGISLPMLGGYCFGFFHDLSQIQSIFIGTAMVATSVGITAQVLNDLGVINSKYARIILGAAVIDDILGLAILGVVSGMASGEEVSAIGVATTLGISLGFVFAVLLVGVPLIRRIQSHLNPQKISGGFGLIISLSLGFAALSGVVGLAPIIGAFLIGMVLAEVSDNYDFQDKVHALESFLAPVFFAMVGVQLPLALLADSEVLWNGAVLTIIAILGKWLGGLAIAPQQGFEVANKVGIGMVPRGEVGLIVVGIGLSTQLIDNKLFAEIVVMIIATTVFAPVVLRMIIKPVVAPRLKEADALGTSDGKGI; encoded by the coding sequence ATGAAAAAACTCTATCTCGCTTTCTATATTCTTTTGAGTGGATTGCTCGTGCCCTCGATCAGTTATGCCGCAGCAGATGCGCATGGTGAACTAGGTGGGATTCTATTCTCACTATTCTGTTTGGTCTTCTCCGCACAAGTACTCGGTTGGCTTGCCTCACGATTAGGCCAACCTCGTGTGATTGGACAAGTCTTGGCCGGTGTTCTCGTAGGTCCTAGCTTACTAGGGTTTGTACATGTCAATCTCACCTTGCAAGCCTTGGCTGAATTTGGTGCGATCTTTTTGATGTTCGCCGTAGGCCTTGAGAATCGCCTACGCGACCTACTTGCTGTAGGCAAAGAAGCCGTGATCGTGGCGATTCTCGGCATTAGTTTGCCCATGCTTGGGGGCTATTGCTTTGGCTTCTTTCACGATTTATCGCAGATCCAAAGTATCTTCATCGGTACGGCTATGGTTGCAACCAGTGTTGGAATTACCGCTCAGGTCTTAAATGATCTTGGCGTGATTAACAGTAAATATGCCCGAATTATCCTCGGTGCTGCAGTGATTGACGATATCTTAGGTCTAGCAATTCTCGGTGTTGTATCGGGTATGGCTAGCGGTGAGGAAGTTTCAGCCATTGGCGTAGCGACTACACTAGGCATTTCACTAGGATTCGTTTTTGCCGTTCTTCTGGTTGGTGTTCCACTGATTCGTCGTATTCAATCTCACTTAAACCCGCAAAAAATTTCCGGTGGCTTTGGTCTCATTATTTCTCTGAGTCTAGGCTTTGCCGCATTATCTGGTGTCGTCGGACTGGCACCGATTATAGGTGCATTCCTGATCGGGATGGTACTTGCCGAAGTCAGCGACAATTATGATTTCCAGGACAAAGTTCATGCTCTCGAGAGTTTTCTTGCACCTGTCTTCTTTGCTATGGTTGGTGTGCAATTGCCGCTCGCGCTCCTTGCCGATAGTGAAGTGCTTTGGAATGGTGCAGTTCTGACCATCATTGCCATCCTTGGAAAATGGTTGGGCGGACTGGCGATTGCACCTCAGCAAGGCTTTGAGGTTGCCAATAAAGTAGGTATCGGCATGGTGCCTCGCGGTGAAGTCGGATTGATTGTGGTAGGTATCGGGCTTAGCACGCAATTGATTGATAATAAATTGTTTGCCGAAATCGTTGTGATGATTATTGCTACGACCGTCTTTGCACCGGTGGTATTGCGAATGATCATTAAACCTGTGGTTGCCCCACGTTTAAAAGAAGCGGATGCGCTGGGTACTTCCGATGGCAAAGGGATCTGA
- the miaE gene encoding tRNA-(ms[2]io[6]A)-hydroxylase: MSFQVDLLKPIYDFLACRTPQAWVDAACQNIPLLLQDHANCEKKAAGTAMNLMFRYGAHTELQVKLAQLVREEMLHYEQVIEIMRQRGQVWEAVSASRYALGLRKHIRTHEPAALVDVLIVGAFVEARSCERFAALAPYVDEELAKFYRYLLKSESRHFEDYLTLARTLVADSERISIDERIALFRDVERELIESTDNEIRFHSGVPLLN; the protein is encoded by the coding sequence ATGAGTTTTCAGGTTGATTTATTAAAGCCTATATATGATTTTCTGGCGTGCCGTACACCGCAAGCATGGGTAGATGCTGCTTGTCAAAATATCCCTCTATTGCTACAAGACCATGCAAATTGTGAAAAAAAAGCTGCTGGTACGGCAATGAATTTGATGTTTCGCTACGGAGCTCACACTGAATTACAAGTCAAACTGGCACAGCTGGTTCGTGAAGAAATGTTGCATTATGAACAAGTCATAGAAATCATGCGTCAGCGTGGTCAAGTATGGGAGGCGGTTAGTGCGAGTCGATATGCGTTGGGTCTGCGTAAACATATTCGTACCCATGAGCCTGCTGCATTAGTTGATGTACTGATCGTCGGGGCTTTTGTGGAAGCACGTTCTTGTGAACGTTTTGCAGCGTTGGCACCATACGTCGATGAGGAGTTGGCAAAATTCTATCGCTATCTATTAAAGTCTGAGTCGCGGCATTTTGAGGATTATCTGACTTTAGCCCGTACTTTGGTTGCAGATTCGGAGCGTATTTCGATTGATGAACGTATTGCGTTGTTTCGCGATGTTGAGCGAGAGCTGATTGAATCAACAGATAACGAGATTCGATTTCATAGTGGCGTACCCCTTTTAAATTAA
- the hemE gene encoding uroporphyrinogen decarboxylase: MKNDRFIRALLRQPVDTTPVWMMRQAGRYLPEYKATRSQAGDFLSLCKNTDLACEVTLQPLRRFALDAAILFSDILTVPDAMGLGLYFEEGEGPKFKKTVRTEADIVALPKINPNDSLQYVMDAVSTIRSALGGSVPLIGFSGSPWTLATYMVEGGSSREFRHTKEMLYRTPELLHALLEKLAVAVTDYLNAQILAGAQVVQIFDSWGGALAHREYVEFSLKYMTKIISGLIRVHEGRSVPVIVFTKGGGQWIPQMIDSGADALGLDWTTSLADARKIAASRVALQGNLDPNTLYGSPEQIRKSVAAMLADAYASNQERTGYVANLGHGITQWVDPNHAGVFVDAVHELSAIYFK, translated from the coding sequence CTGAAAAATGATCGTTTTATTCGCGCATTATTACGCCAGCCTGTTGATACAACACCCGTGTGGATGATGCGTCAAGCAGGTCGTTATCTACCTGAATATAAGGCAACGCGAAGTCAAGCTGGTGATTTTCTTTCATTGTGTAAAAACACAGACCTGGCTTGTGAAGTAACGTTACAGCCTTTACGTCGTTTTGCTCTTGATGCTGCGATTTTATTTAGTGATATTCTGACAGTACCTGATGCAATGGGCCTTGGACTTTATTTCGAAGAGGGTGAAGGTCCAAAGTTTAAAAAGACTGTACGAACCGAAGCCGATATTGTCGCATTACCGAAAATTAACCCTAATGATTCCTTGCAATACGTCATGGATGCGGTCAGTACTATCCGCTCTGCACTAGGTGGTAGCGTGCCATTGATTGGCTTTTCGGGAAGCCCTTGGACACTTGCAACATATATGGTGGAAGGAGGAAGTTCTCGCGAATTCCGTCATACTAAGGAAATGCTATATCGCACACCGGAATTGTTGCATGCCTTGCTAGAAAAACTTGCAGTTGCAGTCACAGACTATTTAAATGCCCAGATTCTGGCGGGTGCTCAGGTTGTGCAGATTTTCGACAGCTGGGGTGGGGCACTTGCACATCGCGAGTATGTTGAGTTCTCACTGAAGTATATGACAAAAATCATTTCGGGTCTGATCCGAGTGCATGAAGGACGCTCAGTCCCTGTCATAGTATTTACCAAAGGTGGGGGGCAATGGATACCACAAATGATCGACAGTGGTGCCGATGCACTAGGTCTAGATTGGACGACATCGCTTGCTGATGCACGCAAGATTGCTGCATCTAGGGTAGCGCTTCAAGGGAATCTAGATCCAAATACGTTATATGGCTCTCCTGAGCAAATTCGCAAATCTGTTGCAGCAATGCTGGCTGATGCATATGCGAGCAATCAAGAACGCACGGGATATGTTGCTAATTTAGGTCATGGGATAACACAGTGGGTTGATCCGAATCATGCAGGTGTCTTTGTTGATGCCGTTCATGAACTAAGTGCGATTTATTTTAAATAA